A window of Citrus sinensis cultivar Valencia sweet orange chromosome 7, DVS_A1.0, whole genome shotgun sequence contains these coding sequences:
- the LOC102608503 gene encoding LRR receptor kinase BAK1-like isoform X3 has protein sequence MEKRVLVFYLVSTIVLVALPMISANAEAVDALYIFKSKLQDPNNSLQSWDNLPGNLCTWFHITCNPEGSVTRVDLGNAALSGELAPELGQLKNLELLELYGNNLRGHIPSALGNLTKLKSLDLYSNLFNGTIPDTLANLKQLKYLRLNNNSLSGSIPTSLTTITSLNILDFSNNRLSGPVPDNGSFSQFTPISFENNLNLCGPNTKKPCSGSPPFSPPPPFGPTSSPGRNKSNAAIPVGVALGAALLFAVPVIGFAYWRRTRPHEFFFDVPAEDDSELQLGQLKRFSLRELQVATDGFSNKNILGRGGFGKVYKGRLADGKLVAVKRLKEERTSGGELQFQTEVKIISMAVHRNLLGLCGFCTTVTEKLLVYRYMANGSVASRLRERQSSLPPLDWPTRKKIALGSARGLSYLHEHCDPKIIHRDVKAANILLDEEFEAVVGDFGLAKLMDYKDTHITTAVHGTVGHIAPEYLSTGRSSEKTDVFGYGIMLLELITGQRAFDLAMLANDEDVMLLDRVKGYLREKKFDVLVDKDLQTDYDETEVEELIQVALLCTQSTPVDRPKMSEVVKMLEGDGLAERWGQWQTAEVIRHNELQFGPRQNFEKIVYSTDNLSNMHLSGPR, from the exons ATGGAGAAAAGGGTTCTTGTTTTCTATCTGGTCTCGACCATTGTGCTGGTAGCTTTACCAATGATCTCTGCTAATGCTGAAG CAGTTGATGCTCTGTATATTTTTAAGTCGAAGTTACAAGATCCTAACAATAGTCTGCAGAGTTGGGATAATTTGCCTGGGAATCTGTGCACGTGGTTTCACATTACTTGTAACCCTGAAGGCAGTGTTACAAGAGT TGATCTCGGAAATGCAGCATTATCTGGTGAATTGGCACCAGAACTTGGCCAGCTCAAAAATTTAGAGCTCCT GGAGCTTTATGGTAACAACCTACGTGGACATATTCCTAGTGCTCTTGGGAATCTGACAAAATTGAAGAGCTTGGATCTTTACTCGAACTTGTTCAATGGAACTATTCCAGACACATTGGCCAACCTGAAGCAATTGAAATACCT CCGACTCAACAACAACAGCCTGTCAGGTTCAATTCCTACGTCCTTGACTACTATCACAAGCCTGAATATCTT GGATTTCTCGAACAACCGTCTATCAGGGCCTGTTCCAGACAATGGTTCCTTTTCACAATTTACCCCTATCAG TTTTGAAAACAACTTAAATCTGTGTGGTCCAAATACTAAAAAGCCTTGCTCTGgatctccaccattttctcCTCCACCTCCATTTGGTCCAACATCTTCTCCAG GAAGAAATAAGTCAAATGCAGCAATTCCTGTGGGAGTTGCTCTTGGCGCTGCTTTACTTTTTGCTGTACCAGTTATTGGGTTTGCATATTGGCGGCGAACAAGACCACACGAATTTTTCTTTGACGTACCTG CTGAAGATGATTCAGAACTCCAGTTGGGACAGTTGAAAAGGTTTTCTTTGCGAGAACTACAAGTTGCTACAGATGGTTTTAGCAACAAGAACATCCTGGGAAGAGGTGGATTTGGCAAGGTGTATAAGGGACGCTTGGCTGATGGCAAATTGGTGGCAGTCAAAAGACTTAAGGAAGAGAGGACATCTGGAGGGGAGTTGCAGTTTCAAACAGAAGTGAAGATAATCAGCATGGCTGTGCATCGGAATCTTCTGGGATTATGTGGGTTTTGCACGACTGTCACTGAGAAACTGCTTGTTTATCGATACATGGCCAATGGAAGTGTTGCATCACGCCTAAGAG AGCGGCAATCATCACTCCCGCCTCTTGACTGGCCAACTAGGAAGAAAATTGCTTTAGGTTCAGCGAGGGGCCTTTCATATTTGCACGAGCATTGTGACCCAAAGATCATTCATCGAGATGTCAAAGCTGCAAACATATTGTTGGATGAAGAGTTTGAGGCTGTCGTTGGTGACTTTGGTTTAGCTAAACTAATGGACTACAAGGACACCCACATAACCACTGCTGTGCATGGCACCGTTGGGCATATAGCCCCAGAGTATCTCTCCACAGGGAGGTCATCAGAGAAAACGGATGTTTTTGGTTACGGTATCATGCTGTTAGAGCTAATTACCGGACAAAGGGCATTTGATCTTGCTATGCTTGCAAACGATGAAGATGTTATGCTCCTTGATAGA GTTAAAGGATACCTAAGAGAGAAGAAATTTGATGTACTTGTTGATAAAGACCTGCAGACTGATTATGATGAAACTGAAGTGGAGGAACTCATCCAAGTGGCACTCCTTTGCACACAAAGCACCCCAGTCGACAGGCCGAAGATGTCGGAAGTTGTCAAAATGCTTGAAGGCGATGGCTTGGCAGAAAGATGGGGACAGTGGCAGACTGCTGAGGTTATCCGCCACAATGAACTTCAATTTGGTCCACGgcagaattttgaaaagatagttTACTCTACCGACAATCTTTCTAATATGCATTTATCTGGTCCGAGATGA
- the LOC102608503 gene encoding LRR receptor kinase BAK1-like isoform X8: MLKQLMLCIFLSRSYKILTIVCRVGIICLGICARGFTLLVTLKAVLQECEQLHLLISFLIFIRVLQSSSNLFVYLISDLGNAALSGELAPELGQLKNLELLRLNNNSLSGSIPTSLTTITSLNILDFSNNRLSGPVPDNGSFSQFTPISFENNLNLCGPNTKKPCSGSPPFSPPPPFGPTSSPGRNKSNAAIPVGVALGAALLFAVPVIGFAYWRRTRPHEFFFDVPAEDDSELQLGQLKRFSLRELQVATDGFSNKNILGRGGFGKVYKGRLADGKLVAVKRLKEERTSGGELQFQTEVKIISMAVHRNLLGLCGFCTTVTEKLLVYRYMANGSVASRLRERQSSLPPLDWPTRKKIALGSARGLSYLHEHCDPKIIHRDVKAANILLDEEFEAVVGDFGLAKLMDYKDTHITTAVHGTVGHIAPEYLSTGRSSEKTDVFGYGIMLLELITGQRAFDLAMLANDEDVMLLDRVKGYLREKKFDVLVDKDLQTDYDETEVEELIQVALLCTQSTPVDRPKMSEVVKMLEGDGLAERWGQWQTAEVIRHNELQFGPRQNFEKIVYSTDNLSNMHLSGPR; encoded by the exons ATGCTGAAG CAGTTGATGCTCTGTATATTTTTAAGTCGAAGTTACAAGATCCTAACAATAGTCTGCAGAGTTGGGATAATTTGCCTGGGAATCTGTGCACGTGGTTTCACATTACTTGTAACCCTGAAGGCAGTGTTACAAGAGTGTGAGCAACTTCATCTGTTGATATcctttttaatattcattagaGTGTTGCAATCTTCCTCAAATCTGTTTGTTTACCTTATCAGTGATCTCGGAAATGCAGCATTATCTGGTGAATTGGCACCAGAACTTGGCCAGCTCAAAAATTTAGAGCTCCT CCGACTCAACAACAACAGCCTGTCAGGTTCAATTCCTACGTCCTTGACTACTATCACAAGCCTGAATATCTT GGATTTCTCGAACAACCGTCTATCAGGGCCTGTTCCAGACAATGGTTCCTTTTCACAATTTACCCCTATCAG TTTTGAAAACAACTTAAATCTGTGTGGTCCAAATACTAAAAAGCCTTGCTCTGgatctccaccattttctcCTCCACCTCCATTTGGTCCAACATCTTCTCCAG GAAGAAATAAGTCAAATGCAGCAATTCCTGTGGGAGTTGCTCTTGGCGCTGCTTTACTTTTTGCTGTACCAGTTATTGGGTTTGCATATTGGCGGCGAACAAGACCACACGAATTTTTCTTTGACGTACCTG CTGAAGATGATTCAGAACTCCAGTTGGGACAGTTGAAAAGGTTTTCTTTGCGAGAACTACAAGTTGCTACAGATGGTTTTAGCAACAAGAACATCCTGGGAAGAGGTGGATTTGGCAAGGTGTATAAGGGACGCTTGGCTGATGGCAAATTGGTGGCAGTCAAAAGACTTAAGGAAGAGAGGACATCTGGAGGGGAGTTGCAGTTTCAAACAGAAGTGAAGATAATCAGCATGGCTGTGCATCGGAATCTTCTGGGATTATGTGGGTTTTGCACGACTGTCACTGAGAAACTGCTTGTTTATCGATACATGGCCAATGGAAGTGTTGCATCACGCCTAAGAG AGCGGCAATCATCACTCCCGCCTCTTGACTGGCCAACTAGGAAGAAAATTGCTTTAGGTTCAGCGAGGGGCCTTTCATATTTGCACGAGCATTGTGACCCAAAGATCATTCATCGAGATGTCAAAGCTGCAAACATATTGTTGGATGAAGAGTTTGAGGCTGTCGTTGGTGACTTTGGTTTAGCTAAACTAATGGACTACAAGGACACCCACATAACCACTGCTGTGCATGGCACCGTTGGGCATATAGCCCCAGAGTATCTCTCCACAGGGAGGTCATCAGAGAAAACGGATGTTTTTGGTTACGGTATCATGCTGTTAGAGCTAATTACCGGACAAAGGGCATTTGATCTTGCTATGCTTGCAAACGATGAAGATGTTATGCTCCTTGATAGA GTTAAAGGATACCTAAGAGAGAAGAAATTTGATGTACTTGTTGATAAAGACCTGCAGACTGATTATGATGAAACTGAAGTGGAGGAACTCATCCAAGTGGCACTCCTTTGCACACAAAGCACCCCAGTCGACAGGCCGAAGATGTCGGAAGTTGTCAAAATGCTTGAAGGCGATGGCTTGGCAGAAAGATGGGGACAGTGGCAGACTGCTGAGGTTATCCGCCACAATGAACTTCAATTTGGTCCACGgcagaattttgaaaagatagttTACTCTACCGACAATCTTTCTAATATGCATTTATCTGGTCCGAGATGA
- the LOC102608503 gene encoding LRR receptor kinase BAK1-like isoform X4 — MEKRVLVFYLVSTIVLVALPMISANAEVDALYIFKSKLQDPNNSLQSWDNLPGNLCTWFHITCNPEGSVTRVDLGNAALSGELAPELGQLKNLELLELYGNNLRGHIPSALGNLTKLKSLDLYSNLFNGTIPDTLANLKQLKYLRLNNNSLSGSIPTSLTTITSLNILDFSNNRLSGPVPDNGSFSQFTPISFENNLNLCGPNTKKPCSGSPPFSPPPPFGPTSSPGRNKSNAAIPVGVALGAALLFAVPVIGFAYWRRTRPHEFFFDVPAEDDSELQLGQLKRFSLRELQVATDGFSNKNILGRGGFGKVYKGRLADGKLVAVKRLKEERTSGGELQFQTEVKIISMAVHRNLLGLCGFCTTVTEKLLVYRYMANGSVASRLRERQSSLPPLDWPTRKKIALGSARGLSYLHEHCDPKIIHRDVKAANILLDEEFEAVVGDFGLAKLMDYKDTHITTAVHGTVGHIAPEYLSTGRSSEKTDVFGYGIMLLELITGQRAFDLAMLANDEDVMLLDRVKGYLREKKFDVLVDKDLQTDYDETEVEELIQVALLCTQSTPVDRPKMSEVVKMLEGDGLAERWGQWQTAEVIRHNELQFGPRQNFEKIVYSTDNLSNMHLSGPR, encoded by the exons ATGGAGAAAAGGGTTCTTGTTTTCTATCTGGTCTCGACCATTGTGCTGGTAGCTTTACCAATGATCTCTGCTAATGCTGAAG TTGATGCTCTGTATATTTTTAAGTCGAAGTTACAAGATCCTAACAATAGTCTGCAGAGTTGGGATAATTTGCCTGGGAATCTGTGCACGTGGTTTCACATTACTTGTAACCCTGAAGGCAGTGTTACAAGAGT TGATCTCGGAAATGCAGCATTATCTGGTGAATTGGCACCAGAACTTGGCCAGCTCAAAAATTTAGAGCTCCT GGAGCTTTATGGTAACAACCTACGTGGACATATTCCTAGTGCTCTTGGGAATCTGACAAAATTGAAGAGCTTGGATCTTTACTCGAACTTGTTCAATGGAACTATTCCAGACACATTGGCCAACCTGAAGCAATTGAAATACCT CCGACTCAACAACAACAGCCTGTCAGGTTCAATTCCTACGTCCTTGACTACTATCACAAGCCTGAATATCTT GGATTTCTCGAACAACCGTCTATCAGGGCCTGTTCCAGACAATGGTTCCTTTTCACAATTTACCCCTATCAG TTTTGAAAACAACTTAAATCTGTGTGGTCCAAATACTAAAAAGCCTTGCTCTGgatctccaccattttctcCTCCACCTCCATTTGGTCCAACATCTTCTCCAG GAAGAAATAAGTCAAATGCAGCAATTCCTGTGGGAGTTGCTCTTGGCGCTGCTTTACTTTTTGCTGTACCAGTTATTGGGTTTGCATATTGGCGGCGAACAAGACCACACGAATTTTTCTTTGACGTACCTG CTGAAGATGATTCAGAACTCCAGTTGGGACAGTTGAAAAGGTTTTCTTTGCGAGAACTACAAGTTGCTACAGATGGTTTTAGCAACAAGAACATCCTGGGAAGAGGTGGATTTGGCAAGGTGTATAAGGGACGCTTGGCTGATGGCAAATTGGTGGCAGTCAAAAGACTTAAGGAAGAGAGGACATCTGGAGGGGAGTTGCAGTTTCAAACAGAAGTGAAGATAATCAGCATGGCTGTGCATCGGAATCTTCTGGGATTATGTGGGTTTTGCACGACTGTCACTGAGAAACTGCTTGTTTATCGATACATGGCCAATGGAAGTGTTGCATCACGCCTAAGAG AGCGGCAATCATCACTCCCGCCTCTTGACTGGCCAACTAGGAAGAAAATTGCTTTAGGTTCAGCGAGGGGCCTTTCATATTTGCACGAGCATTGTGACCCAAAGATCATTCATCGAGATGTCAAAGCTGCAAACATATTGTTGGATGAAGAGTTTGAGGCTGTCGTTGGTGACTTTGGTTTAGCTAAACTAATGGACTACAAGGACACCCACATAACCACTGCTGTGCATGGCACCGTTGGGCATATAGCCCCAGAGTATCTCTCCACAGGGAGGTCATCAGAGAAAACGGATGTTTTTGGTTACGGTATCATGCTGTTAGAGCTAATTACCGGACAAAGGGCATTTGATCTTGCTATGCTTGCAAACGATGAAGATGTTATGCTCCTTGATAGA GTTAAAGGATACCTAAGAGAGAAGAAATTTGATGTACTTGTTGATAAAGACCTGCAGACTGATTATGATGAAACTGAAGTGGAGGAACTCATCCAAGTGGCACTCCTTTGCACACAAAGCACCCCAGTCGACAGGCCGAAGATGTCGGAAGTTGTCAAAATGCTTGAAGGCGATGGCTTGGCAGAAAGATGGGGACAGTGGCAGACTGCTGAGGTTATCCGCCACAATGAACTTCAATTTGGTCCACGgcagaattttgaaaagatagttTACTCTACCGACAATCTTTCTAATATGCATTTATCTGGTCCGAGATGA
- the LOC102608503 gene encoding somatic embryogenesis receptor kinase 1-like isoform X9, with product MEKRVLVFYLVSTIVLVALPMISANAEAVDALYIFKSKLQDPNNSLQSWDNLPGNLCTWFHITCNPEGSVTRVDLGNAALSGELAPELGQLKNLELLRLNNNSLSGSIPTSLTTITSLNILDFSNNRLSGPVPDNGSFSQFTPISFENNLNLCGPNTKKPCSGSPPFSPPPPFGPTSSPGRNKSNAAIPVGVALGAALLFAVPVIGFAYWRRTRPHEFFFDVPAEDDSELQLGQLKRFSLRELQVATDGFSNKNILGRGGFGKVYKGRLADGKLVAVKRLKEERTSGGELQFQTEVKIISMAVHRNLLGLCGFCTTVTEKLLVYRYMANGSVASRLRERQSSLPPLDWPTRKKIALGSARGLSYLHEHCDPKIIHRDVKAANILLDEEFEAVVGDFGLAKLMDYKDTHITTAVHGTVGHIAPEYLSTGRSSEKTDVFGYGIMLLELITGQRAFDLAMLANDEDVMLLDRVKGYLREKKFDVLVDKDLQTDYDETEVEELIQVALLCTQSTPVDRPKMSEVVKMLEGDGLAERWGQWQTAEVIRHNELQFGPRQNFEKIVYSTDNLSNMHLSGPR from the exons ATGGAGAAAAGGGTTCTTGTTTTCTATCTGGTCTCGACCATTGTGCTGGTAGCTTTACCAATGATCTCTGCTAATGCTGAAG CAGTTGATGCTCTGTATATTTTTAAGTCGAAGTTACAAGATCCTAACAATAGTCTGCAGAGTTGGGATAATTTGCCTGGGAATCTGTGCACGTGGTTTCACATTACTTGTAACCCTGAAGGCAGTGTTACAAGAGT TGATCTCGGAAATGCAGCATTATCTGGTGAATTGGCACCAGAACTTGGCCAGCTCAAAAATTTAGAGCTCCT CCGACTCAACAACAACAGCCTGTCAGGTTCAATTCCTACGTCCTTGACTACTATCACAAGCCTGAATATCTT GGATTTCTCGAACAACCGTCTATCAGGGCCTGTTCCAGACAATGGTTCCTTTTCACAATTTACCCCTATCAG TTTTGAAAACAACTTAAATCTGTGTGGTCCAAATACTAAAAAGCCTTGCTCTGgatctccaccattttctcCTCCACCTCCATTTGGTCCAACATCTTCTCCAG GAAGAAATAAGTCAAATGCAGCAATTCCTGTGGGAGTTGCTCTTGGCGCTGCTTTACTTTTTGCTGTACCAGTTATTGGGTTTGCATATTGGCGGCGAACAAGACCACACGAATTTTTCTTTGACGTACCTG CTGAAGATGATTCAGAACTCCAGTTGGGACAGTTGAAAAGGTTTTCTTTGCGAGAACTACAAGTTGCTACAGATGGTTTTAGCAACAAGAACATCCTGGGAAGAGGTGGATTTGGCAAGGTGTATAAGGGACGCTTGGCTGATGGCAAATTGGTGGCAGTCAAAAGACTTAAGGAAGAGAGGACATCTGGAGGGGAGTTGCAGTTTCAAACAGAAGTGAAGATAATCAGCATGGCTGTGCATCGGAATCTTCTGGGATTATGTGGGTTTTGCACGACTGTCACTGAGAAACTGCTTGTTTATCGATACATGGCCAATGGAAGTGTTGCATCACGCCTAAGAG AGCGGCAATCATCACTCCCGCCTCTTGACTGGCCAACTAGGAAGAAAATTGCTTTAGGTTCAGCGAGGGGCCTTTCATATTTGCACGAGCATTGTGACCCAAAGATCATTCATCGAGATGTCAAAGCTGCAAACATATTGTTGGATGAAGAGTTTGAGGCTGTCGTTGGTGACTTTGGTTTAGCTAAACTAATGGACTACAAGGACACCCACATAACCACTGCTGTGCATGGCACCGTTGGGCATATAGCCCCAGAGTATCTCTCCACAGGGAGGTCATCAGAGAAAACGGATGTTTTTGGTTACGGTATCATGCTGTTAGAGCTAATTACCGGACAAAGGGCATTTGATCTTGCTATGCTTGCAAACGATGAAGATGTTATGCTCCTTGATAGA GTTAAAGGATACCTAAGAGAGAAGAAATTTGATGTACTTGTTGATAAAGACCTGCAGACTGATTATGATGAAACTGAAGTGGAGGAACTCATCCAAGTGGCACTCCTTTGCACACAAAGCACCCCAGTCGACAGGCCGAAGATGTCGGAAGTTGTCAAAATGCTTGAAGGCGATGGCTTGGCAGAAAGATGGGGACAGTGGCAGACTGCTGAGGTTATCCGCCACAATGAACTTCAATTTGGTCCACGgcagaattttgaaaagatagttTACTCTACCGACAATCTTTCTAATATGCATTTATCTGGTCCGAGATGA
- the LOC102608503 gene encoding LRR receptor kinase BAK1-like isoform X6 has protein sequence MLKVFNFSLAAVDALYIFKSKLQDPNNSLQSWDNLPGNLCTWFHITCNPEGSVTRVDLGNAALSGELAPELGQLKNLELLELYGNNLRGHIPSALGNLTKLKSLDLYSNLFNGTIPDTLANLKQLKYLRLNNNSLSGSIPTSLTTITSLNILDFSNNRLSGPVPDNGSFSQFTPISFENNLNLCGPNTKKPCSGSPPFSPPPPFGPTSSPGRNKSNAAIPVGVALGAALLFAVPVIGFAYWRRTRPHEFFFDVPAEDDSELQLGQLKRFSLRELQVATDGFSNKNILGRGGFGKVYKGRLADGKLVAVKRLKEERTSGGELQFQTEVKIISMAVHRNLLGLCGFCTTVTEKLLVYRYMANGSVASRLRERQSSLPPLDWPTRKKIALGSARGLSYLHEHCDPKIIHRDVKAANILLDEEFEAVVGDFGLAKLMDYKDTHITTAVHGTVGHIAPEYLSTGRSSEKTDVFGYGIMLLELITGQRAFDLAMLANDEDVMLLDRVKGYLREKKFDVLVDKDLQTDYDETEVEELIQVALLCTQSTPVDRPKMSEVVKMLEGDGLAERWGQWQTAEVIRHNELQFGPRQNFEKIVYSTDNLSNMHLSGPR, from the exons ATGCTGAAGGTTTTTAACTTTTCGCTTGCTG CAGTTGATGCTCTGTATATTTTTAAGTCGAAGTTACAAGATCCTAACAATAGTCTGCAGAGTTGGGATAATTTGCCTGGGAATCTGTGCACGTGGTTTCACATTACTTGTAACCCTGAAGGCAGTGTTACAAGAGT TGATCTCGGAAATGCAGCATTATCTGGTGAATTGGCACCAGAACTTGGCCAGCTCAAAAATTTAGAGCTCCT GGAGCTTTATGGTAACAACCTACGTGGACATATTCCTAGTGCTCTTGGGAATCTGACAAAATTGAAGAGCTTGGATCTTTACTCGAACTTGTTCAATGGAACTATTCCAGACACATTGGCCAACCTGAAGCAATTGAAATACCT CCGACTCAACAACAACAGCCTGTCAGGTTCAATTCCTACGTCCTTGACTACTATCACAAGCCTGAATATCTT GGATTTCTCGAACAACCGTCTATCAGGGCCTGTTCCAGACAATGGTTCCTTTTCACAATTTACCCCTATCAG TTTTGAAAACAACTTAAATCTGTGTGGTCCAAATACTAAAAAGCCTTGCTCTGgatctccaccattttctcCTCCACCTCCATTTGGTCCAACATCTTCTCCAG GAAGAAATAAGTCAAATGCAGCAATTCCTGTGGGAGTTGCTCTTGGCGCTGCTTTACTTTTTGCTGTACCAGTTATTGGGTTTGCATATTGGCGGCGAACAAGACCACACGAATTTTTCTTTGACGTACCTG CTGAAGATGATTCAGAACTCCAGTTGGGACAGTTGAAAAGGTTTTCTTTGCGAGAACTACAAGTTGCTACAGATGGTTTTAGCAACAAGAACATCCTGGGAAGAGGTGGATTTGGCAAGGTGTATAAGGGACGCTTGGCTGATGGCAAATTGGTGGCAGTCAAAAGACTTAAGGAAGAGAGGACATCTGGAGGGGAGTTGCAGTTTCAAACAGAAGTGAAGATAATCAGCATGGCTGTGCATCGGAATCTTCTGGGATTATGTGGGTTTTGCACGACTGTCACTGAGAAACTGCTTGTTTATCGATACATGGCCAATGGAAGTGTTGCATCACGCCTAAGAG AGCGGCAATCATCACTCCCGCCTCTTGACTGGCCAACTAGGAAGAAAATTGCTTTAGGTTCAGCGAGGGGCCTTTCATATTTGCACGAGCATTGTGACCCAAAGATCATTCATCGAGATGTCAAAGCTGCAAACATATTGTTGGATGAAGAGTTTGAGGCTGTCGTTGGTGACTTTGGTTTAGCTAAACTAATGGACTACAAGGACACCCACATAACCACTGCTGTGCATGGCACCGTTGGGCATATAGCCCCAGAGTATCTCTCCACAGGGAGGTCATCAGAGAAAACGGATGTTTTTGGTTACGGTATCATGCTGTTAGAGCTAATTACCGGACAAAGGGCATTTGATCTTGCTATGCTTGCAAACGATGAAGATGTTATGCTCCTTGATAGA GTTAAAGGATACCTAAGAGAGAAGAAATTTGATGTACTTGTTGATAAAGACCTGCAGACTGATTATGATGAAACTGAAGTGGAGGAACTCATCCAAGTGGCACTCCTTTGCACACAAAGCACCCCAGTCGACAGGCCGAAGATGTCGGAAGTTGTCAAAATGCTTGAAGGCGATGGCTTGGCAGAAAGATGGGGACAGTGGCAGACTGCTGAGGTTATCCGCCACAATGAACTTCAATTTGGTCCACGgcagaattttgaaaagatagttTACTCTACCGACAATCTTTCTAATATGCATTTATCTGGTCCGAGATGA
- the LOC102608503 gene encoding LRR receptor kinase BAK1-like isoform X2, producing MLKLMLCIFLSRSYKILTIVCRVGIICLGICARGFTLLVTLKAVLQECEQLHLLISFLIFIRVLQSSSNLFVYLISDLGNAALSGELAPELGQLKNLELLELYGNNLRGHIPSALGNLTKLKSLDLYSNLFNGTIPDTLANLKQLKYLRLNNNSLSGSIPTSLTTITSLNILDFSNNRLSGPVPDNGSFSQFTPISFENNLNLCGPNTKKPCSGSPPFSPPPPFGPTSSPGRNKSNAAIPVGVALGAALLFAVPVIGFAYWRRTRPHEFFFDVPAEDDSELQLGQLKRFSLRELQVATDGFSNKNILGRGGFGKVYKGRLADGKLVAVKRLKEERTSGGELQFQTEVKIISMAVHRNLLGLCGFCTTVTEKLLVYRYMANGSVASRLRERQSSLPPLDWPTRKKIALGSARGLSYLHEHCDPKIIHRDVKAANILLDEEFEAVVGDFGLAKLMDYKDTHITTAVHGTVGHIAPEYLSTGRSSEKTDVFGYGIMLLELITGQRAFDLAMLANDEDVMLLDRVKGYLREKKFDVLVDKDLQTDYDETEVEELIQVALLCTQSTPVDRPKMSEVVKMLEGDGLAERWGQWQTAEVIRHNELQFGPRQNFEKIVYSTDNLSNMHLSGPR from the exons ATGCTGAAG TTGATGCTCTGTATATTTTTAAGTCGAAGTTACAAGATCCTAACAATAGTCTGCAGAGTTGGGATAATTTGCCTGGGAATCTGTGCACGTGGTTTCACATTACTTGTAACCCTGAAGGCAGTGTTACAAGAGTGTGAGCAACTTCATCTGTTGATATcctttttaatattcattagaGTGTTGCAATCTTCCTCAAATCTGTTTGTTTACCTTATCAGTGATCTCGGAAATGCAGCATTATCTGGTGAATTGGCACCAGAACTTGGCCAGCTCAAAAATTTAGAGCTCCT GGAGCTTTATGGTAACAACCTACGTGGACATATTCCTAGTGCTCTTGGGAATCTGACAAAATTGAAGAGCTTGGATCTTTACTCGAACTTGTTCAATGGAACTATTCCAGACACATTGGCCAACCTGAAGCAATTGAAATACCT CCGACTCAACAACAACAGCCTGTCAGGTTCAATTCCTACGTCCTTGACTACTATCACAAGCCTGAATATCTT GGATTTCTCGAACAACCGTCTATCAGGGCCTGTTCCAGACAATGGTTCCTTTTCACAATTTACCCCTATCAG TTTTGAAAACAACTTAAATCTGTGTGGTCCAAATACTAAAAAGCCTTGCTCTGgatctccaccattttctcCTCCACCTCCATTTGGTCCAACATCTTCTCCAG GAAGAAATAAGTCAAATGCAGCAATTCCTGTGGGAGTTGCTCTTGGCGCTGCTTTACTTTTTGCTGTACCAGTTATTGGGTTTGCATATTGGCGGCGAACAAGACCACACGAATTTTTCTTTGACGTACCTG CTGAAGATGATTCAGAACTCCAGTTGGGACAGTTGAAAAGGTTTTCTTTGCGAGAACTACAAGTTGCTACAGATGGTTTTAGCAACAAGAACATCCTGGGAAGAGGTGGATTTGGCAAGGTGTATAAGGGACGCTTGGCTGATGGCAAATTGGTGGCAGTCAAAAGACTTAAGGAAGAGAGGACATCTGGAGGGGAGTTGCAGTTTCAAACAGAAGTGAAGATAATCAGCATGGCTGTGCATCGGAATCTTCTGGGATTATGTGGGTTTTGCACGACTGTCACTGAGAAACTGCTTGTTTATCGATACATGGCCAATGGAAGTGTTGCATCACGCCTAAGAG AGCGGCAATCATCACTCCCGCCTCTTGACTGGCCAACTAGGAAGAAAATTGCTTTAGGTTCAGCGAGGGGCCTTTCATATTTGCACGAGCATTGTGACCCAAAGATCATTCATCGAGATGTCAAAGCTGCAAACATATTGTTGGATGAAGAGTTTGAGGCTGTCGTTGGTGACTTTGGTTTAGCTAAACTAATGGACTACAAGGACACCCACATAACCACTGCTGTGCATGGCACCGTTGGGCATATAGCCCCAGAGTATCTCTCCACAGGGAGGTCATCAGAGAAAACGGATGTTTTTGGTTACGGTATCATGCTGTTAGAGCTAATTACCGGACAAAGGGCATTTGATCTTGCTATGCTTGCAAACGATGAAGATGTTATGCTCCTTGATAGA GTTAAAGGATACCTAAGAGAGAAGAAATTTGATGTACTTGTTGATAAAGACCTGCAGACTGATTATGATGAAACTGAAGTGGAGGAACTCATCCAAGTGGCACTCCTTTGCACACAAAGCACCCCAGTCGACAGGCCGAAGATGTCGGAAGTTGTCAAAATGCTTGAAGGCGATGGCTTGGCAGAAAGATGGGGACAGTGGCAGACTGCTGAGGTTATCCGCCACAATGAACTTCAATTTGGTCCACGgcagaattttgaaaagatagttTACTCTACCGACAATCTTTCTAATATGCATTTATCTGGTCCGAGATGA